ACATGGCACGGGTGCTACAGAGGCTGAAACTTTTGTAACGTAGACTACTTCATTATAGTATGGgtaaaaaaacatctgttgcCATCTCTAAAAACAAGTGCAAGCAGTGCAGGTCATCTCTTAAACAGGCAtatgacagacagcagacattaATGTTGCACACACAGCACCGTCCAAACCTTAACAAGAACAACTGTGCATTAGCatgtctctgttctctgtttatACGTTCTCCTgtctatgtgtgagtgtgtgtatgtatgtatgtgtatatatgtcaGATTAACCATATCTCTCAGCTCTCAGTAACCTTGGTTGTGTAGAAATTTGAGTGAAGCcatataatttgttttttgcagtgttaTGTACCTTTGTATTCCAATCCTATGTTGGAACACTTTCCTTTCCCTTtgcagaaaaagagcaacagGAAGCAATTGAACACATTGATGAAGTACAGAATGAAATTGACAGGTGAGTTTGAATCTGAGCAATGGAAGATGGCTACTTggagatgtttttgtgttgacatgtttttgtttttttctccccagaCTGAATGAACAGGCAAGTGAAGAAATTTTAAAAGTAGAGCAGAAGTACAACAAATTACGTCAGCCATTCTTCCAGAAGCGATCAGAACTCATAGCCAAAATCCCTAACTTCTGGGTCACAACATTCGTCAACCATCCACAAGGTAAACTCTTGCTTTTGTTGTGTGGTGACTCTAACTGACTTTGTTGGTAATAAATGATCATCAATGGAGTTAACATCCTTTGTCTCAATTTATTTATAGCTGCTTTATGCTTCTAAATGTTGTCTTAATGTATTTCTCACAAGCTCACAGAGAACGGTCTGATCAGCAGCTAACTGTGTGTCCTGTAGTTTCAGCTCTACTGggggaggaggacgaggaagcACTTCATTACTTGTCGAGGGTGGAGGTCACTGAGTTCGAGGACATCAAGTCTGGATATAGAATAGATTTTGTGAGTTATCAGGTTCACTTTGTACTTGTACAGTCTAAATGTCACACCATGTACTGATACACATGTATTTCCTTTCTTGTAGTATTTTGATGAGAATCCGTACTTTGAGAACAAAGCCCTCTCCAAAGAGTTTAATGTAAATGAGAGTGGAGATCCTGTTTCCAAATCAACTGAAATCAAATGGAAAGCTGGAAAGGTtggtttgcctttttttgcCTCCTATGTGATTTTTATGAAAAAgtatttagttttctttttaatactACTACATGGTCTCATTAACTTAAAAAGTAAGAAGACATTTAGTTATTTCACTTAAGTGCTAAGTTTTCCATTGTACTATTTTTACTTCAGTCTTCTGCTCTAGTCCTGCCAATGTTGGCCTTTCTAGATGTGTTTTCAGGTTATTGCATGTGTAAAAATGGTCGCAATAACAGTTCTCTTTTCAAGAAACACTTTATAAACTTCAATCTTGAACACCGTTTTCCTCCACAGGACCTGACGAAGCGTACAGGCCAGACACCAAACAAAGCTGGGAAGAAAAGGCAGCATGAGGAGCCAGAGAGCTTCTTCACCTGGTTTACTGACCATTCGGATGCGGGAGCTGATGAACTGGGAGAAGTGATCAAGGACGACATCTGGCCTAACCCGCTGCAGTACTACTTGGTAGGCTTATCAGCCCTCACCAGTTTCTTCTTGTCTTAGTTAGTATCAGCCAGAAAACAGCcctgcattaaaacaacacaaggCATTTTGTTGATGGGGGTGTGTTGCTTCAGGTACTTATGACATGATAAAATACTAGTGGTATGCTGATTTAATCGGGTCAGTAGCTGGCATTTTGAGattattaaacaaaaaaagccaatagccacagcagagacagtattttttccccaaaatgAATGATATAtgaatgttaaataaatgtttgttgggacaaaaacaaacaggtggGTGCTACCTCTTATCAGACACCTAAACACTGCACTGTTGTTTCTAATCTgagacaggattttacaactcAGTGACAGTTATTTAAGTAATCAACCTGGTATGTAtacttttttacatttgctgGGCCAATGCAGCACCTCGCAGGATGCAATTATGCTGCgacagacatgaaacatgtttaaatCAACTCTTTCAAAAATCAAAACCCTTCAAATACTTTTTACACCATAATAATgtctttttctggagctttcagtgtCATTTCACTTGCTTCATCATTGGATGAAATCTGCTCAGTTATCAAGGACATGGGCCAGTTGTCGTGTTATAGCTACAGTACATCGAGTACAGGATCTTAAAATGCTGCCGTCGGTCTTGTAAAATCTTGGCTTATCAAGGATTTACATAGcaacatgtgtatgtgtgttttttaggtAATACAAGAACAGCCTCCCCATTAACATAGTTTGTCCAGCATGTGTCCCACTCACTACATGTCACGTCCCGAgaagtacattttaaaatcctcaaggttttgattaaaaatgaataccTGCCCATTCAGCCAACATGTTCTCTGATTAAAAGAAATCTCAAATACTGATATTGATATCATCCTCAAGCATTCTGTATTGGTCTGGCTCTATTGTGATGGGTTGAGTGTAGTGCTATACTTGTGTGGAAGATGGCAACATAATATCAGTGGGGGTCAGACTTACAAACAGCAGAGTTTACACAGACACCAGGTGGTTAATGCTTGAATTTTCCCAAGGTCCCTGACATGGAGGACGAGGaaggtgatggtgatgatgacgacgatgaagaggagggtCTGGAAGATATTGacgagggggaggaagaggaaggcgaaggtgaagatgaagatgaggatggagatggagaagatggagaggtAAGAATACTGTCAATCAAAAACATTACCCAGTAAACCAGTGATTATAATCAGTGATAATGTGGATGAATACTGTCGTACCTAAACATATCTAATATTAACTGACATGATTACTTCTGCAATAGACTTCTATGAACAACCagtggattattattattttatttttttcttgtctttttttcttgtagGATGATGGTGAGGATGATTAAGCATTTCAGCAACACCTTTTCCCATTCCTCCCTCTGTGATCATCCTACAACCCACGGgagcaaaatattttgtttgttttgggcgggggggtggggggtttgtaaaaaaaaaagcaaaaaaaaaatcccaaaaactaaaaaaaaacaacaacaaaaaaaaaatcctgtgtgTCGTCAGCGTGTCCGTCCTCCTCCCCTGCAGCCACGGCCTGTCCATAATGCCATGTCTGAAGACCAGCTCAGTACACTGCAGGTCTACATTGGGTGCAGTGCGGTGGGGGTGTCTCTATCTTGAAGTCTCACCTGTCATTGTTTCTTTACATCTCCCAAAGACatgcaaaagaataaaaaaaattgtagCATTCTGCACGTCATCCTACGTAGATTTAAAATACGTAAAATAGCAATTTCTATGTAAAATATGAAGTTGTGAGTTCAATAAAAATAAGCCATGGTGCAGTGATAACTTAATCATAGCATCCTTAGCcacttttatatatatataaatgtacattataATATATCCAGTGGTGGGGGTACTAGGGCTTATTAGAAGTTGCATTTTCCTTTGTGACTTATTGTACTAATGGAACTGATTGAAAGCACCAGCTTGTTCCTTTCAACCATTGTAAACGTTTTTGGGATATACATGTATCTTGGTAAGACGGTCATTAATTGTACACAGTTTAATGGGGAGGTATGGTGGGGCAGCGGGGCTTTGACACCAAGTCTGGACGTCTGTTAAAGAAATTTTCATTATCTTGTTTTTCAGGCACCCACAACAAAGtttgaaatgtgcattttttataaaaaaaacaacttaaaaatctaattttgagCTTGGCTTAACATTTTGAGATGGGAGAGACGATTTCTGTAGAGTCCCCTGTGGAGTGTGCAGCGTTTCTTCTGTTCTGCTGGAAACCTGTTCACATTAAATTAAGTGTACCAGTTGCTTtgttacaataaataaatgtatacaTGATGTTTGAAATAGTTCAATCACATTTGGGCgtttcagctgcagttgtttgatAAGACCCACACCATGTTCATTTACATACCTGCTGCCACTAGGCCAGTCCAGAACGTAGTCAGTTTCACTTTTGAGATGTCACGCAGCAAATGAACAACTGTGTAGCAAAAGTGAATGTATCTGTAGACAGTGACCAATCAGACAGGTGCATTTGTGGATGTTTAgagttatgttttgttttttttttgtttttttttttttttaagacagcaTAAAAAGACCATTGGGCAAACTGAACAGTCCCAATAGTCCATGTTGTTGCTAAAAGTTTCAAACAGGCAGACTGCATGCTACTGTGCGTCCAGCGGATGCTAATAATCTCATCATATTAAGATTTGTTGTGTTGAATGTATTGGGTTCTTCTGGCtctcaaatgtgacaattaTTACTGTTTAGATTTGTCCCGTTGTTAATTATCCCACACTTTGTCAGTGGGTATTGAATAAATAGTTTGGGCTGACTCAAGTTTGAGACAAATTCTGCTAGTGtagtgatttttaaaaatgtattagtCTGTCATTTTAAGGCTTGTTAAGGGCCATTGTTATAAATATGTATCACTTGTTTTGCCCAAACAGTTGTACAAAGAAGACAGGCGTTTGCTCAACACACCTGTACCATTTTCACAGAAACACCAAAttaacttttttcatttttgggtAATTGATAGCATTGCTCTTTGAAATATTCCCATGTTACACTTCAGTGCTTAATATACATCATTGCCCAGGGTTATGTGTTGGTAAGTGTATGTTCAGTAGAATCCCCATCAGTTAAAATAGTAGCAGCAGCCTTGTTCTATTGGGTCACAAAGTGCAAATAGAGTACATGAGCCACAAAGTAAAAGACCACCACTGACTGAACAATATGAGAGcaagaagaataaaatacaacattgaAGATGACCAGTATTTCTACTGAGGTCCTCTATGTGAAGAAGAAGtgaacctaaaaaaaaaatcactggaCTCACATTAGACTTCATGCGTAAGAACAACACACATATGATGGCTCCTGTATGTTAGTATAGTAGGAATAGGTGGTACAGGTGAGTATGAATTTGACATATAAGCAGTCAATGTTGCCTTTCTGCACCGCAGAGTCATTGACTTCAAAGAGGGTTTGTGGTAGTGTGGAAAAAAGGATGCACATATAAACCTGGGCAGTTCCCAGACACTGCACTGTTGACTGTGCTGGGagtatttttttctgaagaaaGTAGTttcagtaaaaactgtacacCATGTGTTCTATGGATTATCCACATTGACAAAGACAGTTTCTTCTAACACTAATGAATGTTGCTGATCAGTTTTCTCAGTTGTACCACAACCTAAATTCCTTTCATCTCTGTTGGTGCACAGTCAGAGACATCTCAAAATGAACTCCAGTAACTTATAGGCTTAATAAATAGTGTATTCATTGGGCCTACTATCTGGTGCCTTATTTGCTAAAGTGATAAGATAAGTTCCGTGCGTGCAGTAATACCACTGCTGAGAGTATTTTTGCACGTAAGCAGCAAAACTGAAAACTCCCTATAATAAGCCACTTGATATGCCCGAACCCAATATTGTGAAGCTCCAGATGAAACGGCATTTAGCTGAAAACAATCATGTACCTACAGTTTTCATCCTGAGCACCCCCGCTTTGTTCCCAGTCATTTCAACTGTAATCTGTGTGCAGCAGTTTACCTGTTCACTGCTCAGAAAGCATTTAGATTTCTATGTTTACGATAAGATCACAATGTCATAGAGAAGATTGATGAAAACTCATTAGAAAAGCTACCGCGGCTGTGAAACTTGCGTAAAATGCGCACAAACCCCTCTTTTCGGAGCCACGTGTATCATTTCTACTGCTGTGTGATTTAATGAAGTCAAGCAAAAGGTGTCCACATTCTGCATTTAGTTGGTAAAGCCGTGACAGCTGAGCGGAGGGCGTTGGGGACTTGGTTTTAGTGAAACATTATAGCTGTGTTAATGAAACAAATCATAAGCAGAAAGCTACTCATCCGACAGACAAGCTACATGTTTGGACGCTAACGTTCGCGTGACTTCAATATCCGGGACCTTTACAGGAAGTATATGGGCCcacaatacattttttattgacATTGTTACAACTAAAGCGACAACGTAAAAATGGTGGAAGCAGATAATCACGTGATGTTAACTCTGTTTTTTAATTCTCAATATAATGAATCAGCGTCCACATCATAACACTACTGAGAGAAAAGCTAAGAACTTCGTGCAGGAAACAAAGCGGAAGTGAACACGGGATTTCTCTCTTGTCTCGCGAGATTCTCTCCGTAACCAAGGTAACGCTAGCTTCGTTGAAACAGGTTCCAGCACTGAGAGTTGAGACGTTAGGCTGGTTAGCAGTGGTGCCCCGCAGCTACCATTCTGTCAAACCCGTCAGAAGGTAGTTAGTGCTAATTGAGAGGCTTAATGTTAGCACTTATTCAAATGCCTTTTAGCCTGAGCAAAGCATATTCATGAACGTTAGCATGTTTACTGACGAAGCCCTGGACTCTGTGAGCATTAGCTCTCTGTGGAGGAAATCTCAGCAGTCGGCGCAGGAGTCGGTATGTTTGAACAACAGTGCCAACTTTCGCCCCCGAAGTGCTCTTTTAGGATGAATCCAAATGCAGCTAATTGTTTCCGAATTATTCATGTATTACATAAACAGTGTTGTATCCAACGTTGCCGTTGTTAGCTGGCCGACATATGTTACGTTCAGTGTTGCTCGGACATGTAAAAACCACAGCTGCAAGCGCGCAGACATTGAACGACAGGAATTGACTTTATACTGCATTAAACTACGGGGATGGGATTTTCCCAAGAGAACACCCACTAGCTTTAGACCACTATCACTTGAATATGAGatatttaattcattaatttgacTTACAAATGTGGCTGCTCTAAACACAAAGCATCAGTGTTGCACCTGCTTTTGTCTCATTAATCGTGGCTGCAATTACTATGTGATTGATGTGCAGCCTTAAATAGAAGGGCCTTTCtttgctgatatttcagagaaGCTGTCAGACCAAGGCAGTGCACAGTACTGAGGCAGAGGTCCAGACTGTGTTGGTTACTAACAGCAGTACCCAGACAGAGCCACAGTATCAGGTGACAGAACAGCTCTTCCAACAAAACCATGATGAGCCAGAGCCGCCTGGCCTGAAGGACTTTCTGCAGCGGGTTGAGGACACACTCATCAGAGAGCTGGTCAGAAATACTAGGAGTCACGCCTTCGATGGGTTCCAGGTGAACTGGGAAGATCGCAGTAACCTGGTAAGAAGGATCAATGAATCaaattgttttctgattttttaGCTTTGTAAGCCAGAGGAGAATCTGAAAGTCTGTAGTTCTTCATGATGAGTTAATATTTTGGAGCAGTTTTCTGGACACAAACTGGGGTTGACCTATCTTCATGAAGAGTTCTCTGTATGACACAGTCCCATGTCTGCAGGTGGCATGCCTCCACTGCCTTCAACATCCCAGCTCTGTAGAGAGAAGTCTTCATGTGACCAGTGTGTCCTGGAACTGTACAGGTTCAGTTATTGCCTGTGCCTACGGTCGGTATGTTGGTGTTTCACCTGACGTACACATTTTATGTGAACAAACCTGGAACTCCACTAAGGAGGCCCTAAATGTTTTTCACCTcactttagttttttatttttaaattaatcgAAAACATCATCAGAGTGTTGGAGAAGCTTTCTGTTGCCATCACGTGGTCAGATGTTcagatgtgggtgtgtgtgtgtttttgttgggcAGGATTGATGATGGAGACTGGAGCACTGAGAGGTCGTATGTCTGTACGTGGAACCTGGACCGTCGAGGCCAAAACCCCAAACAAGCTGATCTGGTCATCGATGTTCCCACTGCAGTCACTGCTCTGTGCTGTCACCCCAACAAGCCCGCCCTCATCGCAGGTACGTTGCCAGTCTGTGGCGCTTTCACATCATGAACTGATAACTCTGAAtcatatatatactgtatatacacaaaTCTAATCTGCTGACAGGCAGTCATAATTCCATTGATCCATGTATTCCTTTAAACCTCAGTAGTAGTGACTTCATGTGTgtctttaatgataaaattatCACTATTGGAGACAGAATTCAGCAACTGCTAACTTCAGTGggtactgatttatcttcaaatacagaaaccatagAAGTAGCTGTCAGCTGAAAGCTTTTCTCCTGCTGACCTTCACCAACTAATCTCAACAATctcctcatcaaaatcatcaacctgtatcTTACATCCCATCCTAACCGagctgtttaaagatgttttacccTAAATTGGCTTGTCTTTAATAGACATGATCAGCCTGTCTTTGTCAACAGGCTATGTACCACAGTTCTTTAAAGTAGCTCTAATAAAACCTCTCCCCAAAAAGCCTACTCTTGATACAGGGATATTAGCCAACTACAAACCTATATCTAACCtaccctttctctctaaaacccttgagaaagcagttgctagtcagctgtgcaactttctacataacaatagtttatttgaggatttgcagtcaggatttagagagcaccatagcacagagacaacattggttaaagtcacaaacaaccttctaattgcatcagacaaacAACTTGTCTCTGTACTAGACTTGCtagatcttagtgctgcatttgtgtccaaggcaagcctgagccagcccgAATTGTAAGCTTTATCACaaaggaaagttttaaacaTACTCTTGTCTACCAGACAACaactggaagatggttccacaggagaggaacttgataactaaaggctctggctctggTAGTGTTCTACTGGGATGATAGGGTACTATGATCTCTTTAAGACAAGATGATGCCttaccatttaatgctttgtaggtgAAGAGAAGGAATTTAAATTCTcttctggattttacaggcagccagtgcagcgcagctaatatcagagaaatatgatctcttttccctgtttttgtcagaacacgaGGAGCATTTAGATTTCTGGATCAGCTGGTTTTTAGTATTTAGCAATGTACTGGGACAGCCTGATGataaggaattgcaataatccagcctggaagtaacacATGCATAGACtagtttttatgcatttttgaGACAAGATGTGCtgtaggtggaaaaaggcagtccttgaaatttgttttacgtGGGCGTTAaaggacatatcctgatcaaagatgactcccagattccttacaGCGGTGCTGGAGGCCAGCGCAATGCCATCCTGAGTAGCTATAAGCAGTTAATGAGTTTCCAAGGTTAGGGTCAAGTACTATAACCtgagttttgtctgaattcagtAACAAAAAGTTGCAGGGCATCTGAGTCTTTATTTACTTAAGACATGCTTGAAGTTTAGTCAACTGATTGGTTTtatctggcttcattgataaatataccTGGTATCATCCTGACAATTGAAAGATtgggttaactagttcctacatcAATTAAGTGATTACagggcagctgtggctcagaaGGTCGAGAGGTCGTGCACCAATCAGAAGTGTGGCAAGATACTGGACTCAGTTACTCCAGTTCAGTGTGGGAGTGTGAgcccctctctcactctgaaGACATGGATTGATCCTACTGCTGTGTGATGGAAGTTTGACTTTAATAAAGTCAGGTAAAAGGATATGTATGGTCGGTGTCAGACTGCCTGAAAGCAGATGTTTCAAGCTGAAAGTGTGAGAGCTGgcaactgtatatatatataaatataccaTGTAGCTAGGTGGTCAGAAACAGATACCTAGTTGAAGGTGAAATGCTGTAAACATCTCTGCATTATGTACATAACAACACAAAAGGCCATATAAATTCAGCACGtcacttacacattatgcttcagttAGCAAGCACTGGCAAGTGAGACGCTTGATAGAATACGTCATTGGTGGAGTATGTTTCTGCACCTCTGGGAGGTGTTTGCAGGTGCTTGTtgcttttcctctgtgtgacaCACTAAAATCcatttttacaaaaagcatgactttgactgacattgctcttcattaaaaaagcctcctcccatttggtaAGATACTTGCAGAAACTTTTAGTGTCTTTGGCAGGTACACCATCCCTCTCACATTCAtccgtcttcttcttcatcttcttgggcctcttcctcttcttctattGGCAGGTGCTGCTAGAGTAAATGATGTCTCGTCAATAGAAATTACAGCTATTGGTCTACATACTGCCAACTGCTGTACCGGAGGGGAATGTAGCTAACATGTCAAATAGGCTGTTGTGCCTGCAGACTTTACAGCCAATCCTTTTTAAAGTATTGATTGTTTCTTTTAGAAAGGTTCAAATACAGGAGGTTTATGGGAAAATAATTAAACAGGAGGACAACAGGAGAGAAGGGTAAAGGCTTGACAGGCCTCAGGTCAGGgctaggtttaggcaacaaaacgacttggttaggtttaggaaaagttcctggtttgggttaaaatagacCCTTTCAACCCTTTTAACCATGTGCTCAAAAGGCTAATGTCTCCCCTGAACatatttttcctgtctttttctcaagTCGCAAAGCTTTGGCATTACAAAAATATGATTGGTCAGTTGCaatgatggtcctggagcaacaCAATCATAGTGTTGTAGGAACAACATCAACAGGACCCAATGttaacagggttttttttccagtccaAGGTTTTAGTTTATTTGATAACCGATcaatgcttttttaaaattgttgtttCATAGGATTGTGAGAGGGTGTCaccctgtgtttgtgtgtgtgtgtgtgt
The Chelmon rostratus isolate fCheRos1 chromosome 19, fCheRos1.pri, whole genome shotgun sequence DNA segment above includes these coding regions:
- the LOC121622850 gene encoding protein SET-like isoform X3 — translated: MSASSAKVSRKENSNHDGADETSEKEQQEAIEHIDEVQNEIDRLNEQASEEILKVEQKYNKLRQPFFQKRSELIAKIPNFWVTTFVNHPQVSALLGEEDEEALHYLSRVEVTEFEDIKSGYRIDFYFDENPYFENKALSKEFNVNESGDPVSKSTEIKWKAGKDLTKRTGQTPNKAGKKRQHEEPESFFTWFTDHSDAGADELGEVIKDDIWPNPLQYYLVPDMEDEEGDGDDDDDEEEGLEDIDEGEEEEGEGEDEDEDGDGEDGEDDEKLSDQGSAQY
- the LOC121622850 gene encoding protein SET-like isoform X4, which encodes MSASSAKVSRKENSNHDGADETSEKEQQEAIEHIDEVQNEIDRLNEQASEEILKVEQKYNKLRQPFFQKRSELIAKIPNFWVTTFVNHPQVSALLGEEDEEALHYLSRVEVTEFEDIKSGYRIDFYFDENPYFENKALSKEFNVNESGDPVSKSTEIKWKAGKDLTKRTGQTPNKAGKKRQHEEPESFFTWFTDHSDAGADELGEVIKDDIWPNPLQYYLVPDMEDEEGDGDDDDDEEEGLEDIDEGEEEEGEGEDEDEDGDGEDGEDDGEDD